The Bacillus sp. Bos-x628 genome segment GCTACCGGAGCTACTGGAGCCACAGGTGCAGGATTAGCTGAATTTGCATATGTATACAATCTAAGTGCTCAAACAGTAGCTTTGGAGGCACCAGTGATTTTTGACTCAACTGGAATTATTACACCTGGCATTACACATACTCCTGGAACAGCCCAAATCATAGTAACCACTCCAGGAAATTATGAGGTGACTTTTTCAGCCTCTGGTGTAGAGCCAAGCCAATTCAGCTTATTTGTAAATGGAGCTCCTGTGACGAACACAGTTTATGGTTCAGGAGCTGGTACTCAACAAAATACTGGTCAGGCAATAATTGCTTTAGCAGCAGGTGACACTCTTACTCTTGTAAATCATACTTCTGCAGCAGCAGTTACTCTTCAGACTCTAGCAGGAGGGACACAAACAAACGTAAACGCTTCGATAGTCATTAAAAAACTAGACTAAATATATGTTTAGAGGGGCTTTTAGAGCCTCTAAGTCATACACAAAAACCCCACTTTTACTTGAAATGAAAGTGGGGTTTTCACTTGTTTTATTAGTGTACATAAACTGGATCGATTTTTTTCTGTGTCTAGCTTTGCCAGTTCTGTTAGATTTAAGCGAAAAGAGCGTCAGAGTTTCTATACTTAATCAGTCGGATTTTATTTATGTTCATCTTAGTACAGTCTGCTCACAAAAATTATTCGCCTTAACCTGTTATTGATTTGTTTTTGCCTTCTTAATTAAGGTATAGACTAACCTAAATTTATGAGACACTATAAAACACCTTCGACATGGTCCACTTAAAAAAGTATGAATTCAGAGGCCATCAATCATTTTAAAAGTAACCAATCTTGTTACAAAGGGGGGACAGGAGTAAAAAAATACAAAAATATCCATCTACTCTTTTTCTATCCTGACAAGGTCGCTAATAATAACGGCATTGATGGCTATTACGGGGCGAAGACAAAGGCGAAAATAGACACTTTGTTGAAGTAATCAAAAAAGGCCTCTATACAAGTGCAAGGGGCCTTCTTTATAGTTCATTCTGATTGTACTTTTTTCCGTATTTCTCCTGTTACATTGTTTAACCATTGGAGTGGGGATATACCCAGAGCAGGAAAATAAATTCCATCTGCGCAAGATTGAATATAATCGTTTTTTTCAGCATCAGTATAGTCACTGTTTATAAATTCTGTAAGAAAATCAATTGCGTCTTTCAGATATTCACTGCTTTCTTCTTCTAATAAGTCTTGTAAAGCTTCCTCAGGTGAATCAATATCCTGATGAAAAGAACCTGCTAAAAATTGGAAAATTGGATTATCTGGATTAATATTACTCAACGTATTATAACCTCACTTTATTTAGTTGGATAGCCTGTAAGAATGAACTTTCCGTCTTTCTTTTTCTTTAAAATTATCAAAGCATTGGTCATATCTTGAACTTTTTCAGAGTCTCTTCTTACTCCACGTCCGATCATTTCATTTCCTTTATATGGTAATGCAAGTGTTGACTTGCTTTTAGGATTGTCCAACCAGTCTTTAATCAGTTTTTGATTAATTGAATTGGTTAAGACTTTATGAGCAACTTTCTCAGCAGTAGCCCTATCTTTAAAAGTTGATGAACCAGTAATTCTGAGGTCTTTCTTCAAACGTTGAAATAGCTCCTCATCTGTTTTACCAACATGCTTTTTGATTAAATGTCCGCCTTTTTTTCCTTTTTTCGCTTCATGAGCTGCCAAGCCACCTCCTGGAGCTAACGGACTGCTGTCTCCAGGTTTAATAAGATCTTGATCCTTTGTACCTTTCTCAACCTTTGAAACTTTCTTGGCTACTTTCTCCCCTTTCATTATTTTAAACACGTATTTTCCAGCTTTAACGATTTGAGCTCCTGGTATCATGTACAAGCTTGATACGAGGCGGTCTGTGTCAGTGACTTTATTACCTGTTACAGGATCTCTTCCTGTAATGATTCGAATTGCGTCGTTTATTCCTGTAAATTCAACCGCTATATTTAATACGTTTTGGGGTTGATCGCCTGTTTTTACATCAGAAATCGGTTTAACGCTCTCAATCGTTACTTTGTTTTGCTCCGATATTCGTAACCGATACAGCATTCCGTCTCGCATAACTTCAACTGTTTTGGCATTTGCGAAGTCGATATGTTTGTACTCACTTGTATCATACACTTTCCCATTGATGATCACTACGTTTTGATTGATTTTAGTAGGTGGGTTTTCCTTTATGGCGGATGGGGCATTGATCGCGTCAAGAAGCATCAAGATTGGAATGGGAAATATTGTCCACACCGTATTCTATCAGAGGGTAGATGGAATTCGTTTAAAGATTCCATCGAAAAAGAACTGAAAGCATTGAATGGTGAAAAATCTTCGGCATCAAAACCCGTGAAAACAGCACCTTCAACAAAACCTAAAACAAACACGTCTAAAAAGGCGTACAACTTACCGTCAGGCATTTTAAAAATAACGAAAGGGGCAGGAGTAAAAGCCTTACAAGAAGCCCTAGCAGATCTTTTCTGCTACCCTGACAAATGGGCAAAAAATAACGACATTGACGGCTATTATGGACCGAAAACAGCGGATGCGGTCAAGCGATTCCAATTGATGTATGGTCTTGTGGCTGATGGAGTTTATGGACCGAAGACTAAAGTGAAACTTGAAGCTCTCTTGAAGTGAATTCAAAAGCCCTTCCACAAACATGGAGGGGCTTTCCTTTGTTAGCTTTTAGAGCAACTATATGAGCACCATCTTTTGAATAATCTCTTATTTTCTCACTTTAATACAAATTAATCCATTCTATTTCTTCATGTTCATAGTATTCTTCTGCAAATTTTATGGCTTCCTCAATAGTATAATGAAGCGTGTCTCCTAACACGTTAAACTGTTCATCACAAGCAAACAAATAATACTCTTCTTTCTGATCATAATTACAAATAGCTAAAACATTAATCGATTTAGTCTCGCCATCTTCAAATTCAACAAAACCCAAATCTTTGTTTTTTGTATATTTAATTACCTTAGCACCATCAATCTCTTTTTTCAACTTCCTTACCTCTTCCTTTTAGTGTTATTTACTTTAACAGATTGGTCTGGCCTAATAAAGTTGCCATTCTTGTCCCATTGCTCTAAGTGATAATGAAAATTATTTGGATTTCTCATTTCATGATCTCCAATTCTTACTGCACGTACTGTTCCATCTGATTGCTTTACAAAGATTCTGTCTATATCCTTTTTACCAGTAAACGGGTTTATATCAGTTTGTTTACCTTTACCTAAAAAGTTTTCAATATCGCCATAAGCATCAATATCTTTTACATTTCTAGGTACGTGTTTTTTTCCCGTACCCTTACCCGTCTTCTCAACCCTCTTCACCACATTCTTCCCTTGATCAATCTTAAAAACATATTTCCCGCCTTTGATAATTTTCATAACTGGGATGATAGAGACTGCGGATAGGGCTTGGTCTGTGCCGCTTATTTTTTTGCTGGTTTCGGGGTCTTTGCCGGTGACGGCTCGGCAGCCGTCGTAGATGCTGCTGTATTCTAGGATGATGTTTTCGGCGGCTGAGATGACTTCGCCGTCTAAGATGCGTTTGGCGTTTCCATGGCTTCGGCTTTCTGGGATGTTGTCGACTTCTTCGATTTTTACTTCGCCGTTTACGATATACGTTCGGATGATTTGTTTATTGGCGTAAACGGTATACCGCCCGCCAATGTAATCAATGTCTGATGGGTCTGTGACCACTTCATCTGCGATATCGAATTCTTTGAGCTTTTTGATGCCTTTTACATTGTATAGTTTACCATTTACCACCCTGATGTCTCCATGAATCCGGTTTTTTCCGATCACGGCTTCTTTTTGCAATGGGGTAAGCGATGGGTCGTTTGCTTTTCCTTCTCTTTTGATGTTTTGGCGGGTCTCATTGCGAACAACCGCATCCACATTCGCTTGCTCTTTTTCATTCAGCTTCCTCAGCATAATCATCATTGGGGTTTCGTCAGGATTGTCTATTTTTTCATTCAATCCACTGATCGTACTGCTCACTTTTTCTTCTTTTCCATCTTTGAAAATAGAGCCTTTTTGATAGCTGGTGATCTCAATTTTCGGACCAGTGAACATGGTGCTTAGGGTGTCTATGTATTGCTTCATTGTGTGAAGGGCGCTTTCTGTTTCATGTAAAGCACTCGTTTGTTCCCTGTCAAATGCATGAAGCAGTCCAATGGTTTTTGAGGTTTCAAGCCATGCTTTTTGATAGCTTTCTTGGAAAGCAGATTCATCTACATGTGGCAAATGCACAATATGGCTGACCTTGCCGAGGGCTTGATTTACATCTGATACGATATCAGAAACGGTCCGTTCTGCTTTTTTTAACCCTTGGTCAAGCTCGTGTTCAATAAATGATTGAGAGATAAAGCCATTCGGGTTTGATTCAAATGCATGGAGAGCCTGCTTTGTCTTTTTTAGCGCACCGCTGTATTCTTCAATGACAACCTGAAAAAATTGCAAAAAAGGAATATGGCATTCTTCATAAAACGCTCGAATGGCTTCTCCAGCCTCGCCCTTTAGTGCGCCATCTAGTGAGATGATTTGATTGATTTGTATTTCAAGGGATTTGATGCTTTGTGATTGTTGTGTTAATTGTTCCAGCGTTTGATCAATGGCATTGTGCAACGCCTGAACATCTAAAGTTTTCATGGCATTCTCCTTTAATGCTTGGTTGCAATCAAAAGAGATTTTACCATTATACGGAGAATGATTGGGAAATAAATACTTAACTTCCGTGAAAATGAAACAATTTACATAGACAATTAATACTAGATATTTTCCGTAACAGAGCTGATCCTTAGAGGAGGTAAGGGCATTTTTGTTTGAATTTCTAAGTAACTTACCGGATGCTTTGCCGCTGCACATTACAAAATACGTTTTTCGATTGTTCCTTTTTACACGGTGTTTATGTCGCCTGAATCCTATTTATGAATTTGTTGTTTGTAAGATTATTTTAACTTAAAATGCTTTAATGCGGGTCACCAACAAAAGCAAGTCAAAATGAAAAAAAGAGGAATACGTCAGTGCACTTTTCGTAAAAATTCCTCCCCCAAAACCAATGAGGAGAATACCATATTCTACAAAGCAGAGAATAAACAAAAAACCCTAGAAACGTTGATAAATCAACATTTCTAGGGTTCATGTCTATGCTCTTTGTAGAGCAATGAAATTAACGAGAGTAGAATTCAACAATCAGTTGTTCGCTGATTTCAGGAGCCAACTCAGAACGCTCTGGAAGACGAGTGAAAGTACCTTCAAGCTTTTCAGCATCGAAAGAAAGGTATTCAGGAACAAAGTTGTTTACTTCAACTGATTCTTTCACAACTGCTAGGTTTTTAGATTTTTCACGAAGAGAAATCGTTTGACCTGGTTTCACAGAGAAAGATGGGATATCTACACGGCTTCCATCAACAAGGATGTGACCATGGTTGACTAGCTGACGAGCTTGGCGACGAGTACGTGCAAGACCGAGACGGTATACTAGGTTGTCAAGGCGAGTTTCAAGAAGGATCATGAAATTTTCACCTTGTTTACCAGGAAGTTTAGCAGCTTTGTCAAATAGTGTACGGAATTGACGTTCGTTTACACCGTACATGTGACGAAGTTTTTGCTTCTCTTGCAATTGTAAACCGTATTCAGATAGTTTTTTGCGTTGTCCTGGACCATGTTGTCCTGGAGCGTAAGGGCGTTTTTCAAGTTCCTTACCTGTTCCGCTTAATGAAATGCCTAAACGGCGGGAAATTTTCCAACTTGGACCTGTATAGCGAGCCATAATGTGACTCCTCCTTATTGTTTTTATTTGTGAAAAATAAAAACCGTCTGTTCTTCCTCTTTTTTGTCATTATGTTTTCATGCATCCTCGCTCCAGCAGCAGGGAGTTACAAGATGCACCTCCAAATAGAAGGAACAAAATGATACAAAAAAGCCGAACAAAAAGGCTGCCATATTTCACACAAACTCTATTATATGATGCTGAATATAAGAAGTCAACCTATTTAGAGATAAAGAAAAAAGCAGACAATTTGCCTGCTTTTTC includes the following:
- a CDS encoding RNase A-like domain-containing protein; translated protein: MIINGKVYDTSEYKHIDFANAKTVEVMRDGMLYRLRISEQNKVTIESVKPISDVKTGDQPQNVLNIAVEFTGINDAIRIITGRDPVTGNKVTDTDRLVSSLYMIPGAQIVKAGKYVFKIMKGEKVAKKVSKVEKGTKDQDLIKPGDSSPLAPGGGLAAHEAKKGKKGGHLIKKHVGKTDEELFQRLKKDLRITGSSTFKDRATAEKVAHKVLTNSINQKLIKDWLDNPKSKSTLALPYKGNEMIGRGVRRDSEKVQDMTNALIILKKKKDGKFILTGYPTK
- the rpsD gene encoding 30S ribosomal protein S4 produces the protein MARYTGPSWKISRRLGISLSGTGKELEKRPYAPGQHGPGQRKKLSEYGLQLQEKQKLRHMYGVNERQFRTLFDKAAKLPGKQGENFMILLETRLDNLVYRLGLARTRRQARQLVNHGHILVDGSRVDIPSFSVKPGQTISLREKSKNLAVVKESVEVNNFVPEYLSFDAEKLEGTFTRLPERSELAPEISEQLIVEFYSR
- a CDS encoding T7SS effector LXG polymorphic toxin, which translates into the protein MKTLDVQALHNAIDQTLEQLTQQSQSIKSLEIQINQIISLDGALKGEAGEAIRAFYEECHIPFLQFFQVVIEEYSGALKKTKQALHAFESNPNGFISQSFIEHELDQGLKKAERTVSDIVSDVNQALGKVSHIVHLPHVDESAFQESYQKAWLETSKTIGLLHAFDREQTSALHETESALHTMKQYIDTLSTMFTGPKIEITSYQKGSIFKDGKEEKVSSTISGLNEKIDNPDETPMMIMLRKLNEKEQANVDAVVRNETRQNIKREGKANDPSLTPLQKEAVIGKNRIHGDIRVVNGKLYNVKGIKKLKEFDIADEVVTDPSDIDYIGGRYTVYANKQIIRTYIVNGEVKIEEVDNIPESRSHGNAKRILDGEVISAAENIILEYSSIYDGCRAVTGKDPETSKKISGTDQALSAVSIIPVMKIIKGGKYVFKIDQGKNVVKRVEKTGKGTGKKHVPRNVKDIDAYGDIENFLGKGKQTDINPFTGKKDIDRIFVKQSDGTVRAVRIGDHEMRNPNNFHYHLEQWDKNGNFIRPDQSVKVNNTKRKR
- a CDS encoding contact-dependent growth inhibition system immunity protein, whose product is MSNINPDNPIFQFLAGSFHQDIDSPEEALQDLLEEESSEYLKDAIDFLTEFINSDYTDAEKNDYIQSCADGIYFPALGISPLQWLNNVTGEIRKKVQSE